TATGATATTCTCAGTGTATCGCATTCCTCTCTAACAGACAGCATCTCATTCTCTTGACCACCATTTTCTGCACACCACCAGCATGTTTAAAGTAGTTCACATGTTTCTGACATCTGCTCCCATGCTCTGCGTGTGAATTGCATGGCTTGTAGAATGTCCACCTGGATTATGGTTGCTGCTGTCCATGCACTCATCTCTCTTAGTAGAAATGTTCTGTACCAGGATTTGAAGCAGGAATAACCCCCTGGTCCATGGGCTGTAGTTCACTCATTGCATTAGGGGGGTGAAAGTGCACAGTAACTGCTTTCAGGTCTGTGAAAGGGTAGTGTCATGGCCAAGGCTGGTTACCAGAGACCAAAAGCTCAAGTTTAAGTGctgatgcacacttttattagcaatacaggaacaaaaaaacaaacaaaagatttaaacaaacacaaatcagatTTGCACCCAAGCTGTGCTGTCCCGGTGCCCATGCCGAAAACACAACATGCTGCTCTCAGCTTTTCCCTTAAACTAACCCTTCCCAACAAAGGGGTTTCCCTtcctttatatacatgtggccattccccaaatagcactcaattacctaattagagaatggccacacctgtgactgTGGCAGGTGTATATTTAACCCCGTCTCTGCCAAATGTGCATTTACACAGCTAACACATCACACTATTTACAGGTCCGCCCTGCCACACACCTCTTCCCTTGTGCAAAACACACATGGCCACCACCGGCCACCTCCCTCCTTGATTAACTCCATCCCGCGTGGGTCGGAGGGAATGTTGGAGCTCAGCCAGCCCCAGTCAAGGACTAGATGGACAGGGCTGTCCTCACCTACCCAGACACCCTGTCATCTGGTGTCAGCTGGCCCCAACATTGTCTCCTGGTCTTCTGTGGTGACCCTTGGCTTCTGTAAGGAGGTGCCCGATTAACCCCCTTTCTACCCCCTGAGCCCGGTGTCCCATTTGTCCCATCTCGGGGCTGCTCTCCAGAGAATAAAAGTGCTTCACTGTAGTCAAAATGCTCCATGTTGGTGATGTGTGTCTTACGCACAGTCAGTGGCTATGACACCGTGCCTCTTTCTATACAGGTAAGACTGTGGGCTCATATGTGGGATTACTCTTAGCACACAATAAACATTCAGTACATAATCTCTCTGTATGGCTGTTAAAGGCATGTATCTCATTGTTGTGACAGTCAAACTATTCATTTGTGTATCTATAACCACAATGTCAGTCCTTAAGGCTGCACTGTCTATATCTGGAAGAGGTTTCACCTGGTTTGACTCTCCACAGACCCTCTGACAGTGTTCTTGTTGTCTTGTGTCAGAgctgttctccagggtgactctgacagcctctccaggagccacagtgaagaagggagaggctcttaacctgacctgtgaggcagcagtgaacaaaaccccccgccctgaactccactacaccattgtgagagacggggagcctgtgactaacagcagtgactctgcactgtacagcatagccagcactgagaagagccacactgggagctacacgtgtgctgtggagtcacagggagtgaagaagagcagccaggagctacacattgaagTGGATAGTAAGATCAGAAACTTTTCATAATTGACTTGATGATTGAAAGTGATCTCATAGATTATAATAGGTATCATTATATTCCCAGTATAGAACCCTTAATAAACAGATCACAGAATTGCCAGCAATATCAACACATTGGATTGgaaacaaatacactgtacagaCTCTGGTTCTGTACTATATTCAGTAGTGTATGTTACCCActaatgttttagttttacaataggtttaattacatttaaaataaatttacccaaattagtgttaattgagtgattaaaatgatggttaaaataaaatgcagttacagcagacagccattcagtgacagagtggctgaaggctgttcctatagagcgagtgtgagcagggtaatgttcttgaatccctatcaactcagtcaaggtgtatggaagtcactagcacacactcatactgtaccttccttcccccagcgtcctggcacagcgctgttgctattggctacagagtgagcttcactctgattcatttcattgtgttcactctgctgctccttcaatactgcaggatccaaggtgagactcccagtcagtgcacacatttcacctggcctgtcacagcacacatgcaggcttCTTCTTTTCTTCCTTTAcagtgtccaaaataaacatttagcaagtttatataaacacatataacACAATTATAAGAAACAAATTGAAATCAATCTGCATATTTGTTTTCCAGGTTCCCTGTGTATTGCTGGCGGTACATCACGGTAAGTCAGTATTGACCAGTATGtgtacagacagggggcagcactcgctatctctacctgtcatcatcctttacagcactgaaaatggaGATGGAAACTTTCTGATTCGCTCTTTAAGAATCCCTCTTGCAAACtcaccttcactttgacctgtgtccTAAAAtgctgtattgggttaatttggcttttttggtttccagatgataaagattcATAATCATTATTCTTTGATTCAAGTTCAATccagggtatttaaaaaaataaccctttcatcagtaatgtcacaaagctgctgcctccacagagtgtctttacagttgatacacagctgctccttaccctgaaatgcactctgtgatttcaatggGACTTGATTGTTCTGAAGCCTAGAAGTGTCATCATCCTTTAAAGCTTCtgttattgctgcagttaaactctgagccctccttgtgtgtctctgacatctgTCTCAGGAAAACCTCGGATCAGGATCAGGAGCAGTCAGCAGAGAGGATTGAGCTCTGCAGCCGTGTGCAgcacactggagtggaactgcaATAGTATTGCACTGTCGTACTGAAGACCAGCCTGACTGCCATGTCTTAGAACTGCTGTGAATATCTGTTCAAACTGCGGCTGTAGTTTACAGAAAATGACCATTGACTGGGGTATTTTCTAAGACCTCAAAACAAATGGATTATTCAttgattgtttgatttaattcatttatttaatagattGCTTGATTGCACAGTGTAACTTGAAGTGCATTACTGAACAATGTATGTATTCATAAGCTATCCTTTAGTAAATAAACTGCTATATTCTACTAGTGTTGTTCTGTATTATTAATGATACACCTTCAACATGTATTTGAACTTTCAAAGTATTGGGGGTTTGAGGTATCAAACAGTCATTATTATAGATATTAATGGTAATTAAATTATATGTTTCCTATCCGTTGGAAGGGGTGTgttgtattaagaacataagaagataagaaagtttataaacaagAGGAAAAAAGTTAGAAAAGCTTGTCAGAAATTgccgagactctctatacagctccaagagatTTGCTGTTTtcatcacttagaattaccatctgtaccagtaccaacagtttgaaactttcttacataaaatgtgaaaaaaaaatgtaaatacatcttgtacacaatgagatataagtcatcaAACTCAGTGAAAAGTGTTACTCTCCTTTTTCTTCCTCTTCTgacgacttttcaaacagaaaagctaaataactggacatgtaccaatcatgtgattgcgcatgttggtcaacatcaaaataaaccagggaatgcaagcagtttgatatccataccatttatattaaacaatttatttatgttttaaaacagcacatatcgcacacacacacacacaattaccattgtttgaacttgcaacatgaggtCTTTGAAGAGCCCAGGCCTTAGCCAGCTGTGCCACTGCGCTGTAGttgaaaaacaaatctaattatTAGAAACAATATCTTAACACCAAAAATTGCTGTATTAAGAAATGCATGAGAATGAGGTTAATACCAGTCTGAATCACAACTCCATCCATTACAGCCACGACCCCTGCTCCACAGTAGACAATGCATGCAGGGTGAACGATGCCAGCATTGGAGGGACTATTTCATTaggttctgtatttaaaatgaaatcctgCTTATTAATTCACTtagatttcctgctgaaactgcTCATAGACTCCAAAGAGTTTATTTAGATGCTCACCCTTTCATGCTCTTTAAACTAATGTCATCAGGAATAACAGGAGGGGTTTTTCAGATTAAAGCAGACACACTTAGGGGAGATCTGATTGTATCGGAAATGCCTATTTTGTTTCTGTATGATAAGTGTCATGTGTATGCATCAATGGTCACACAATCTGTCACATACAATCTATGAACATATTGCATAATTTGACTTGCATTAGCATAACGTTGGGGGGGTATTGAATTGTCACGTATTGATACTGAACAGTGCTATTATCCACTAGGGGCTGCACTATCCTTTTCAATTGCaccttgtttggttttgtttgttaatattcaaTTAACTTTACATTTACAATTTGGCCCACTCaggcaaaatgaaaatacagaaatCAACTTAAAATGCCTAATTCCAGGTTTATGAGTAATTTGAGATATACggtagtgtgcacatgtattagaacaccccattgcttctgtagttttgatttgttgtgcatatgaaatcaaaccactggaactgaaaacttTGGAAAATTGTCAATAGACAAATTAGCgatgatgactttaataggccacacatgcaattaatttaaaataaaaagagaaaaggaacacacagccacaaatggtaaaatgctcGAGacgttgtttaagatgcctaattaaagcacaaagtggtctaacattttcacacatgagtgcctattgtttccatatcactgaaattgaaattctcacacccagaggttttcatgcaggcaggtatataaaggatataaatggcgaatcttgaggtgttctaatacatttgcacacgactgtatatAACTTGCAGAGGAATAGTACCAGTAGGTCTTGGCTGCAGTATCCTGATCCCTcagcattgcttctgcagtattCTATTAACAGACAGAAAACTGTGTCAATAACTTGTATTTTTACACTGCGTCTTTACTTGTGCCCACTAGGGGGAGCTGCACCTCTTAGAAGTTATAAGCCCTTTTTAACATGCTATACGCACACGCAAATCTGCCCCATTAACGGTATGGAAAACTGTTTTATTCGACTTGTTACTCACATGAGTTTGCTCGACAGAggtggttttagttttttctcgCTGCGAAATTGTATTCGACATTTGCATGGAAAACTGTAGCGAGtgtatttctggtcctagcgccATTCCTTATCCTATTCAAGTGAAGTCAAGCTGTCTACTGCACATGCTCTTACCCCAAGTgatcataaaaacaaacctgaaaTGATTATTACATGAAACGATGTTGCCTCTGAAACGACAGCGTAATGCTGCAATATTCcacacagtgtggagtagtggtgagggctctggactcttgaccggagggtcgtgggttcaatcccaggttggggacactgctgctgtagccttgagcaaggtactttacctagactgctccagtaaaaaaaccctgactgtataaatgggtgattgtatgtaaagaaaaaaaatgtgtaaaaaataatgtaattgtatgtgaaaataatgtgatatcttgtaacaattgtaagtcgccctggataagggcgtctgctaagaaataaataatacagaggTATCATTTATGATGGAGTTAAACACATGTTAAATGAAAAGGTATCACAGGAGGGAACAAGTCGGATGTTATAGCTGGAACTTGAAACAATATTTCAAGCTGCAGCCTaaccaaactgaaaaaaacatcTCTCTAAAGTAAATGGTGTCTGGGAAGTTACctacattttacaattgtgttCAAGTGACTTCTAACTGTAATGGATTactgtttaaaacactgactCTCCTTGAcagttatctctctctctctctctctctctctctctctctctctctctctctctctctctctctctctctctctctctctctcccccttttaTTAGCTGGTTGGAAAATCAATCCAATGATGGGAGCAGTTTACACCCCTGAGCTTTACACCAGTGAGTGTGTCTGTTGGGAGCACCATCTCATCAGTGTGTATAGAATGAAatcaataacacactccagggtgttcaatTGTGGTCCAACAACTGCACACTTAGGGTTATTGTTTGGCACAAGGCAAAGCCATATTTGAACAAGCTAAAGTgtgttattgcgcttataaaatgagTGTTTGTGGGAtcatattatgttttgtattaaagAAGCCgatggttaataaaaaaaaaagaaacgtgtgTCTCGTATGCTGAAGCAGGATGTAAATCGTTCAGTTTATCAAAGgtctctgctctctgtgaatacAAGAAATCTTAAAGAAAATGTCCTATGCCTGCTTTACCTATATGAAAGAAAATCAGCCACAATGGTAGTGATTTCCCTGTCGGTTTATTaaactctctccagggccacagtgtctcaccagtgcattatacaccCTCAGCTAGTACACAGACCAGTCTCTCTGTATTGATAGTTCAAATGTTCATTTTTATTGCACTTTCTCCCTCTAGTGGCCAGTTTCCCCTATCCAGTAGCCCCGCCCACCCTGGCTTACAGAGGTGCCGCCCTCAGGGGGCGTGGCAGGGCAGTCTACAACACGATTCGTTCAGCCACTGCAGCCACACCTACTCCAGTCCCCGCCTACCCAGGGTAAGGAGCAACTGTTAATTATGTCCAGTTGATtactgtgaataataataataataataataataataataataataataataataataataatattattattaacagtaatCTTCTAAACTCTTATTAGCATTGGTTAATACAAGGTGAGAGGATGGGTTTTAAagatggttagcactcctttaaagggggaCCAGAAATTTGACATCCATAATtttttaaacactcaacagtgctgcaTTTAGACTTCTAGGCTAAATTGttgttgaatttaagtttctAAATAAATTTAACTGATGAAAGTCAGAACTGGAAGCTTTCTTTGCTGGACTTGCTCTAACACTCTCATGTTTTTATTACAGTCTTGTCTACCAGGATGGACTCTATGGTCCAGAAGTCTAtgtaagtaaagaaaatgtaacttctctttctttctcttcttcttcCCTCTGTCCATCCCTTTCCCTCTCGCGCTTTAATTCTCCCGTCCACCAGATGGCAGTGTTGCACCTTTTCTCACACTTGCAAAGCGCAATTCAGCAGGTTAACATCAGGAGAGGTGAATAAACAGGGGTATAATTGCAGAAGGTGTGGTTAGAGCGTCATTTCTTACCTTGCTAAATTAATTGCCTGCTCTTCACTGCGCAGTGATAACAGGACCCAGTTTCAcaattcctaaatatttaaagcctcacttgaaaaacagtaaatgctaaattgtggaatatttcattttttatgtccaTCTTGTAAAGACATACTATTTTCATCATCAGTGatttatcaaaaaaataaaaacatgtaaaaatcaCAACAGACCGGACAGAGctatctttagcagaaatatttccaatctttgatcagcttgtgtttttttcattgaaCTGCATATCAGACAGCAAGGGGTCAATTTTGTGATatctgtgataaccgtgaaaaaataCATCCTTAACGACGATAAACGTTTTATTAAAGACAACATCaaattatccaaagggacttTGTATACGTTTCTGTTGCTTTGCACTttctcttttgtgttttcttccttcgtttttcaTTATCAAGTAAGAAATTTATCGAAACGATACACAGGATAATCTAGATTTACTGTACTCTACCAAGCACCGAAAAAAATTTCAACCAGCCACTATTGCGGTAACTAAAATGCAGCTGTGCCTAATTAATATAAGAAAAAacatcaaagtatgagtattgtgatttattatttatgtttaccggtgCATTTATACTTCTAAGAAATGCAGAAcaattgtgcttcactgattggTATTCAATTGCACTAcgagttgaaaacagcaaagatctaGATTAACACAGAGCACTCTGAGCAGAGCTCTCCAGAGGCAGAATCTCCAGACACTGCTTCACCCACCCCAAAAATCACTTCATCTAAATcatgcatgcgtacaggtggatcATACTTATTATAGTCAGGctgtaacctttgagctgctaaacaaaaaaatgaaatatttatgcatagtgatttagcaatattatactgttattatttttgcatttctgagtcgtccccTGTGACCCTTAGAAGGACCCTTAtgcgtacccccggttgaaaacccctgctctaGAATATTGTACAGATACGATGTTTTCATCctttttctgtctctctgtctcagggGGGTTACCCTGCCTACCGTGTGGCCCAGCCAGCCTCCGCAACGACAACCTACAGTGACGGGTGAGCGAGTCTGTCGACCCTAATCCCTAAACCaaaaccctaaacctaatcttTTATCCCTTACCTAAATGCACAAAATCCCTAACCCTGTATCCCCTTATCCCATATCCAAATTCCTAATATCAACCCCTTATCTCCAAACCCTGCATTGAAAATCCTCAATCCCACATCCTTTACCCTAATGCACAAGCATCCTAAATCCCAAACTAATTCcagactctgtgtctctgtgtctctgtgcgcAGGTACGGTAGAGTGTACACCACGGCTCCAGACCCCTACCACCACACTGTGGGACCCGCCGCCACGTATGGAGTCAGCACAGTGGTGAGGGAGTGCAGAATATTATTACTGATACTAttgctattactattattactattgttaatACCATTCTTATTatccttcctcttcttcttcttcttcttcctcttctccttcttctccttcttcttcttcttcttcttcttcttctccttgttcttcttcttcttctccttcctcttcctcttcctcctcttcttcttcttcttcttcttctccttcttcttcctcttcctcttcctcctcttcttcttcttcttcttcttcttcttcttcttctccttcttcctcttcctcttcctcttcctcctcttcttcttcttcttcttcttcttcttcttcttctccttgttcttcttcttcttctccttcctcttcctcttcctcctcttcttcttcttcttcttcttcttctccttcttcctcttcctcttcctcctcttcttcttcttcttcttcttcttctccttcttcttcctcttcctcctcttcttcttcttcttctccttcttcctcttcctcttcctcttcctcctcctcttcttcttcttcttcttcttctccttgttcttcttcttctccttcctcttcctcttcctcttcctcctcttcttcttcttcttcttcttcttcttcttcttcttcttctccttcttcctcttcctcttcctcttcctcctcttcttcttcttcttcttcttcttcttcttctccttgttcttcttcttcttctccttcctcttcctcttcctcctcttcttcttcttcttcttcttcttcttcttctccttcttcttcctcttcctcttcctcctcttcttcttcttcttcttcttcttcttctccttcttcttcctcttcctcttcctcctcttcttcttcttcttctccttcttcctcttcctcttcctcttcctcctcctcttcttcttcttcttcttcttcttctccttgttcttcttcttctccttcctcttcctcttcctcctcttcttcttcttcttcttctccttcttcctcttcctcttcttcttcttctccttgttcttcttcttcttctccttcctcttcctcttcctcctcttcttcttcttcttcttctccttcttcctcttcctcttcctcctcttcttcttcttcttcttcttcttcttctccttcctcctcttcttcttcttcttcttcttcttctccttcctcctcttcttcttctccttcttcttcttcttctccttcttcttcttcctcttcttcttcttctccttcctcttcctcttcttcttcttcttcttcttctccttcttcttcttcttagtagTAGGATTAGTGttattaatattactgtattattaaatctattgttattagtattattaaggagGTTCATTTATTAAAGTTTAAACAAATAATCAAGTCTGTTTTAATAagatcattttaatatataaaagtgcACACTAAAGACACTAAAGTCAGCACATCAAACAACAACCGTGCACGATCTCCTTAAATTGTAATGTTCCAAAGTTATGGTGTTACTATTCTAATGCTACAGTGTTACTATTCTAATGCTACAGTGTTACTATTCCAATGCTATAGTTTTAGTATTCCAATGCTATAATGCTCGTATTCAAATGTAAAAAGTTACTTTTCTAGAACACATGCAACACTCTACCATGGTTTCAATGCGTTTCCTCCCTTTGCAAACCAAAGGATTCCTTAAATCTTCTCTGTTGTGCACATTCAtgacacaggtctcaaatgtgcagttttgaaagaaaacatgCTAAACAAAACTCACATGTTCTAACAAGAGATCTGTTAGTATAGAATGGATACATTTCATTCACAGCTCCCTGTACTGTCTGTTTATTTCAGGCCAGTCTGTACCGAGGAGGCTACAATCGATTCACCCCCTACTGACAACTGCTGTCCAGGAAATATCCGTGACATCACTTCCAGCCAGGGGGAGGCAGTTCACAGGAGCTGGTGGTTGACGACATCACTTCCTGTGATCTGGAGACAGGTTTTCACCTAGGGAGTGACTTCGTTTCCTGTTTCTGGAAGCCATTGAAACTAGACTATAATAATTGTGTGAAAAGAAATAAGGAACTGTTCATTTTCTCAAATAATTTGTACATaggttaatttattattattattattattattattattattattattattattattattattgtgttacaaataatGAATATTGATTTTAAAGGTGTGCTGAGcaattagctttattaacattattactcaACCCCTATTTATTGTGCCGAGAATATTAATACTTAAAATCCAATGATATAGAGCAACGGctacatcctggtacctttgGTGTAGGTCACATGATGTAATTGCTGCTAGACCATTGAAGTGACCTACAACACAACATGAAGTGATCAGgtagcaggaagcagcagcagcagcttttcatCTTGAGTTGTCTTTGAGAGAtttgcatgttttaaatgaaCTATACAATACTAGCAAATAACCCAAAGATCTTCATTTTATGAAGAGGAGGAGCAGTGATAACGTTGCCTGTGTTAATAGGAGGTAAGAGATTTTGAAGATGGTTAGAACTACTTTAAagagggggcagtgataatgttgataaagctaataagaggtaagagaatggattttaaagatggtcagcactcctttaaaggcaGGGCAGTGATACTGTTATAATGTTAATAAGTGGtagaagaatggattttaaaaccttggttagcgctCCTTGAACTCAGGAAAGACAGGCAGTTGTGCTCCTGCAATGGTTCTTTCCTCACACCTCAGACTCTTGTACAGTACAGGCAGTCCACAGAGCTCTCTGTTGCTATTCAATCGTCTGACACTCCGCAGCACAGAGGAATAGTTCTCTGTTTGCTTGCTTTCTTGGTCCATAGCCTCAAACACTCTTCATTAATTCATATGTGGAACTTGAAGAGACTCAGGTAGACACGTGTCTCGTGAGATATTGTAAGTATTTGTTTCTTCATGGGTGGTGCCAAGCTGAAATACAcatttctttccttctttctttctttctttctttctttctttctttctttctttctttctttctgctttACATGTatattctttcttttctttattcCTGTTTCTCTTTCCTTTATTCTtttgatttaattatttctttattttctgtattcctATTTTTCTATACATTTCATTATTGCTTTTGTGTCAgttgtttcattttttcttctttctttctttctttctttcttttgaccaGTCTAATTTCaagctgtgtttattttcttcctCTCTGGTTACAGACAGTAATACTCCTTCTCTTCCAGCTCCTGTCTATGTTCACCCTGTATCTTGTGTTCAGCTATTTTCTATGGTATctcctctgtactgtatttctcTGTTAATAAAGGCTCTTTATTTCATCCTCCTTTCTAATGTATCCTTCTCTTCTCTACACTACTCTGTCCTCTATGGTTTTCTGCCACTCTATGTTCTTATAAACTATCagttccccttataaaagtttcccactgtAAAAGCACAGTAGA
The Acipenser ruthenus chromosome 59, fAciRut3.2 maternal haplotype, whole genome shotgun sequence DNA segment above includes these coding regions:
- the LOC131725026 gene encoding uncharacterized protein LOC131725026, which produces MIYDSYSQWAARGILDKARCKVEAEEEEGEEEEEEEEEEEGEEEEEEEEEGEEEEEGEEEEEEGEEEEEEEEEEEGEEEEEEEEEEEEEEEEEGEEEEEEEEEEEEEGEEEEEQGEEEEEEEEEGEEEEEEEEEEEEEGEEEEQGEEEEEEEEEEEEEEEEEEEGEEEEEEEEEEEEEEGEEEEEEEEEEEEEEEEEEGEEEEEEEEEEEEEEEEEGEEEEEQGEEEEEEEEEEEEEEEEEEEEGEEEEEEEEEEEEEEEEEEEEEEGEEEEQGEEEEEEEEEEEEEEEEEEGEEEEEEEEEEEEGEEEEEEEEEEEEEEEEGEEEEEEEEEEEEEEEGEEEEEQGEEEEEEEEEEEEEEEEEEEEEGEEEEEEEEEEEEEEEEEEEEGEEEEEEEEEEEEEEG
- the LOC131725011 gene encoding Fc receptor-like A, encoding MWNSSTYSGDSAEVRVSVRELFSRVTLTASPGATVKKGEALNLTCEAAVNKTPRPELHYTIVRDGEPVTNSSDSALYSIASTEKSHTGSYTCAVESQGVKKSSQELHIEVDTSWHSAVAIGYRVSFTLIHFIVFTLLLLQYCRIQGSLCIAGGTSRKTSDQDQEQSAERIELCSRVQHTGVELQ